The sequence TCTTGCGCAGCCAGTAGCGGTACTGGCCCTGGTCGGCCTCTTCGCGCAGCAGCTGGTGCCCGGCAAGTTCGGCGAAGGCGCGGAAGTCGCGCTGCGAACCGGCGTCGGTGGCGATGACCTTGAGCACCTGACCGCTGGCCAGGCGATTGAGTTCCAGCTTGGCCTTGAGCAGCGGCAGGGGACAATTCAGACCGCTGGCATCCAGCTCGGCGTCACAATGAATATCGGCTGGCATGTCGTGGTCTCCGGGCAAGGCGCCCAAGAATACCGAATCCGTTGGAAAACTGCCCGGCTCGCGCGCACTCGCGTGACCTTAAGCAAACCTTCAGCCCCGAGGCCTAGAAAGGAAGCCGGATCGCTTCCAGCCCCGCCGCGACGCCCCGCCATAACCTAGGCAGTGGCGACAGCCTGCGGCTAAAGTAGTGCCTTTCCCGGAACGAGCCTCATGTACATGAAAGTACTGCGCCCTGCCCTGCTGTCGCTTGCCTGCCTGCTGGCCATGCCCACCGTGGCGGACGACCTGCCGTCCCTGGGCGATTCCAGCTCGTCCATCGTTTCCCAGGAGCAGGAGTTCCAGCTCGGTCGCGCCTGGCTGAGCATGCTGCGCAACCAGGTCGACTCGATCAACGACCCGCAGATCAAGGATTTCGTCGAATCCAGCGTCTATCGCCTGGCCGAAACCAGCGACCTGCAGGACCACCGCCTGGCTTTCATCCTCATCAAGGACCCGCAGATCAACGCCTTCGCCGCACCCGGCGGAGTCATCGGGGTGAACGGCGGCCTGTTCCTCTATGCGCAAACCGAAGGCGAGTACGCCGCGGTACTGGCGCACGAACTGGGTCACCTGATCCAGCGCCACTTCGCCCGCGGCCTGGAAGCGCAGAAACAGATGCAGTTGCCGGTAATGGCAGCGATGCTCGCCGGTATCGTCGCGGCCGCCGCCGGCGCCGGCGATGCCGGCATCGCCACCATCGCCTCGACCCAGGCGGCGGCGATCCAGAACCAGCTGCGCTTCTCCCGGCAGAACGAGCAGGAGGCCGACCGCGTTGGCGTGGTCAACATGGTTCGCGCCGGCTACGATCCGCGCTCCATGCCGACCATGTTCGAGCGCCTGGCGCGGCAGTACCGCTACGACGCCAAGCCGCCGGAATTCCTCCTCACCCACCCGGTCACCGACTCGCGTATCGCCGACACCCGAAATCGTGCCGAGCAATACCCGTCGAGCGGCAAGGAAGACAGCCTGCGCTACCAGTTGATGCGCGCCCGCGTGCAGCTGATCTTCGAGGAAATGCCCGGCATGGCCGGCAAGCGCTTCCGCGCCATGCTCGACGACAATCCCAAGCTCGATGCCGCGCGCTACGGCCTGGCGCTGTCGCAGACCCGCATCGGCCAGCTCAACGAAGCTCGCGCCACCCTGCAACCGCTGCTGGCCAAGGCGCCCAATGAACTGGCCTACAACCTCGCCCAGGTCGACCTGGACATCACCGCGAACAAGCTGAACGACGCCCTCTCCCGCGTGCAGCGCCTGCTGGGCCAGTACCCCGACAGCTACCCGCTGATCCAGGCCCAGACCGACGTGCTGATGAAGCTCAACCGCGCGGCCGACGCCGAGAAGATCCTGATCAAGCTGACCCAGGCCCGCCCGCTCGACCCGGACGTCTGGAGCCGCCTGGCCGACGCCCGCACCATCGACGGCAACGCCATCGGCGTGCACCAGGCGCGCGCCGAGTACCTGGCGCTGACCGGCGACTACCCTTCGGCCATCGAGCAGCTGGACTTCGCCAAGCGCCGCGCCGGCGGCAACTTCACCCTGGCCGCCAAGCTGGATGCTCGCCAGCAGGAATTCCGCGACCAGGAGAAGATCCTCAAGGAAATGATGCGCGGCTAAGCACGGCTCAATGAAAAAGGCGCTGCCGGGCTATCCGGCGGCGCCTTTTTTCATGGTTTCAGCCCAGTGCCGGCAGCGCCCAGTCGATTGGCGCCTTGCCGTGCTGTTCGAGGAACTTGTTGGTGCGGCTGAAATGGCCGTTGCCGAGGAACCCGCGGTAGGCCGAAAGCGGCGACGGATGCGCCGACTTGAGGATCAGGTGCTTCTGCGCGTCGATGAACTTCTGCTTGCCTTGCGCATGCGAGCCCCAGAGCAGGAACACCAGCCCGTCGCACCGTTCGCTGACCACCTGGATCACCCGATCGGTGAATTGCTGCCAGCCGGCATTGGCGTGCGAGCCGGCGCGCGCCTGCTCGACCGTCAGCGAGGTGTTGAGCAGCAGCACGCCCTGCTCGGCCCAGTGCTGCAGGTAGCCGTGCGCGGGGATGGGGATGTTCAGGTCGCGCTGCAGCTCCTTATAGATGTTCTGCAACGACGGCGGCGTCGGCACGCCCGGCTGCACCGAAAAGCACAGCCCGTGGGCCTGGCCCGGTCCGTGGTAAGGGTCCTGGCCGATGATCACCACCTTGATCCGGTCCAGCGGCGTCGAGTTGAGCGCGTTGAAGATCAGCGGCCCCGGCGGGTAGATCACCTTGCCGGCGGCTTTCTCACTGCGTAGGAATTCGCTCAGCTCATGCATATAGGGCTTGTCGAATTCGTCGCGCAGGGCTTCCTTCCAGCTTGCTTCCAGTTTGATACGATCGTCGCTCTCGGTCATGGGACACCTGATGAAACATGGCCGGCGCACCCTAGAAAAGCCCGACCCCCTTGTCAATCCGGCAGGCCGACATGGAAAACGCGGAAAACCCGCCCAAGCCGATGAGCGCCGAAGCCATGCGCTTCGCGCTATACAACCGTTTCCTGAAAGGCGAGGCGAAGATCCCGCAGATGCCCGAGGCCTATCTTCGCGTGCGCCGCCTGCTGGCCGACCCGAAAGCCTCGCTGGAGCAACTGGCGCAGACGATCAAGGCCGACCCGCCGCTGGCCGCCTACCTCATGCAGTTCGCCGACAGCCCGCTGCTGCGCGGCACCCGCCCCGGCGCGCCGCTGCGTGACGTTTTGGCGCGCCTGGGCATCCGCCGCCTGGGCAGCCTCGTAACCGGCTTCGCCATACGCAACCTCTACATCGGCAAGGAGTCGGCCCTGCAGCAGGTGTTCCGCGCCCGCTGGCGAGCCGCCCTCGAACGCGCCGCCTACAGCGCGGCGCTGGCACAGCGCTGCGAGCGCGTGGAGATCGACGAAGCCCTGC is a genomic window of Pseudomonas knackmussii B13 containing:
- a CDS encoding sulfurtransferase TusA family protein translates to MPADIHCDAELDASGLNCPLPLLKAKLELNRLASGQVLKVIATDAGSQRDFRAFAELAGHQLLREEADQGQYRYWLRKK
- a CDS encoding M48 family metalloprotease; this encodes MKVLRPALLSLACLLAMPTVADDLPSLGDSSSSIVSQEQEFQLGRAWLSMLRNQVDSINDPQIKDFVESSVYRLAETSDLQDHRLAFILIKDPQINAFAAPGGVIGVNGGLFLYAQTEGEYAAVLAHELGHLIQRHFARGLEAQKQMQLPVMAAMLAGIVAAAAGAGDAGIATIASTQAAAIQNQLRFSRQNEQEADRVGVVNMVRAGYDPRSMPTMFERLARQYRYDAKPPEFLLTHPVTDSRIADTRNRAEQYPSSGKEDSLRYQLMRARVQLIFEEMPGMAGKRFRAMLDDNPKLDAARYGLALSQTRIGQLNEARATLQPLLAKAPNELAYNLAQVDLDITANKLNDALSRVQRLLGQYPDSYPLIQAQTDVLMKLNRAADAEKILIKLTQARPLDPDVWSRLADARTIDGNAIGVHQARAEYLALTGDYPSAIEQLDFAKRRAGGNFTLAAKLDARQQEFRDQEKILKEMMRG
- the ung gene encoding uracil-DNA glycosylase — its product is MTESDDRIKLEASWKEALRDEFDKPYMHELSEFLRSEKAAGKVIYPPGPLIFNALNSTPLDRIKVVIIGQDPYHGPGQAHGLCFSVQPGVPTPPSLQNIYKELQRDLNIPIPAHGYLQHWAEQGVLLLNTSLTVEQARAGSHANAGWQQFTDRVIQVVSERCDGLVFLLWGSHAQGKQKFIDAQKHLILKSAHPSPLSAYRGFLGNGHFSRTNKFLEQHGKAPIDWALPALG
- a CDS encoding HDOD domain-containing protein; this translates as MENAENPPKPMSAEAMRFALYNRFLKGEAKIPQMPEAYLRVRRLLADPKASLEQLAQTIKADPPLAAYLMQFADSPLLRGTRPGAPLRDVLARLGIRRLGSLVTGFAIRNLYIGKESALQQVFRARWRAALERAAYSAALAQRCERVEIDEALLGGLLQDVGSLPLLAELERWPQQSREQDSLNQLCEWLSGDIGVVIMTVWKLPTNLIECARQRTCWSRETTGEIDLADLVQIAHHLRNPQLADDALAKLPAFARLRSLCPALPTSMERLREELAGDFQGWRQLLGNR